The following are from one region of the Salvia hispanica cultivar TCC Black 2014 chromosome 1, UniMelb_Shisp_WGS_1.0, whole genome shotgun sequence genome:
- the LOC125216264 gene encoding non-symbiotic hemoglobin 2, which produces MVKFSEKQEALVKESWEVMKHDAPNLSLRFFTLILEIAPAAKGMFSFLKHSDEIPQNNPKLKAHAVKVFKMTCESAIQLHEKGEVVVADTTLKWLGSIHLQKGVIDPHFEVVKEALLRTIKEAMGEKCSEEMSGAWADAYDHLATAIRNEMKAEASA; this is translated from the exons ATGGTGAAATTCAGTGAGAAGCAAGAAGCATTAGTTAAAGAATCATGGGAAGTCATGAAACATGATGCTCCTAATCTCAGTCTTCGTTTCTTCACTCT aaTTCTGGAGATTGCACCAGCAGCTAAGGGGATGTTTTCATTTCTCAAACACTCTGATGAAATCCCACAAAATAATCCAAAGCTAAAGGCTCATGCTGTTAAGGTTTTCAAGATG ACATGTGAGTCAGCAATTCAGCTACATGAGAAAGGTGAAGTAGTGGTGGCAGACACAACTCTCAAGTGGTTGGGATCTATTCATCTTCAAAAAGGAGTCATTGACCCACATTTCGAG gtTGTGAAAGAAGCGTTGTTGAGAACCATTAAAGAGGCGATGGGAGAGAAATGTAGCGAAGAGATGAGTGGTGCGTGGGCGGACGCCTACGATCACTTAGCAACGGCAATCAGGAATGAGATGAAAGCTGAAGCATCTGCTTAA